GACGCTGGCGGCTGACCGCTACCTGGCGCTCTATCCTTCGTCCAAGGAAGTTCCCTATGTCCTCTGGCTCAAGGGCACTGCCTCCTTTGCGCAGATCAAGGATATCACGCGTGACCAGCAGCTCTCGCAGGACGCGATAGATACCTACGGCCTGCTGATCTCGAACTATCCCAAGTCCGAGTACGCCAAGGACGCCCAGGACAAGATCAAGATCGCCGTGGACCAGCTTGCCGGCAAGGAAATGTCGGTTGGCCGCTACTATCTCGGCAATGGCCAGTACCTGGCCGGCATCAACCGCTTCCGCGTGGTGGTCGAGAAGTACCAGACCTCCACGCATATCGAAGAAGCGCTCTACCGCCTGACCGAAGGCTATCTCGCCCTCGGCCTCGTCGGCGAAGCCCAGACCGCTGCCGAAGTGCTCGGGCACAACTATCCGTCGAGCGAATGGTACAAGCGCGCCTACGAACTCCTCGGCAAGCAGGGCCTGCAACCGCAGATGGTCGCCGGCAACTGGATCGCCGACACGCAGAAGAAGCGATAAGCGATCTTCTCGGAATAGAGTTTGGAACGCCCGGCCAATGGCCGGGCGTTCTGCTTTTTGTGCGGGGATTCGGTGCGGGTCACGCGCCGCCATCACGGAGCTTCCCCGGCCGAAGCGCCGGGGCCTATTGCCCCGTCCAGCAGGAGTGGAGCCATCCGTGGGCCCCGGCTCTCCTGCCGGGGAAGATCGAGCGCTCGGAACGATCCATGCGCTGACATGGATATAGCCATCCGACGACCATCGGCGCACCCCCAAACATCCCGTTTGATTTCCCCCAACGCCCCGCTTTTTCGGTCCACACTTTCCGGCTAGTGTGCGGCCATGCTCACTGCGTTGTCCGTTCGCAATATCGTCCTGATCGACCAGCTCGATCTTGGCCTAGACACCGGCCTGACCGTGCTCACCGGCGAGACGGGTGCCGGCAAGTCCATCCTGCTTGATGCGCTGACGCTGGCGCTGGGCGGGCGCGGCGATGCTTCGCTGGTGCGCAAGGGCGCCGAGAGCGGGCAGGTCGTGGCCGTGCTCCAGCTGCCCCCCGGCCATCCGGCGCGCCAGGCGCTGCGCGAGGGCGACATCAATGATGACGACGAACTGATTCTGCGCCGCGTGCAGTTTGCCGATGGCCGCACGCGCGCCTTTATCAACGACCAGCCGGTTTCGGCAACGCTGCTGCAGCGCGTCGGCTCGCTGGTGGTCGAAATCCACGGCCAGCACGACGATCGCGCCCTTGTCGACGTCAACACCCACCGCGACGCGCTCGATGCCTTCGGCAGCGACGAGGCCCTGGTCGGCGCGGTGCGCTCGACCTTCGAGGCGCTGGCCGAGGCCAATGCCGCCGTCGCCGATCAGCGCGCCCTCGTCGCCGATGCGGCGGCCAAGGAAGAGTTCGCGCGGCACGTGGTCGATGAACTCTCCAAGCTGGCGCCCGATGCCGGCGAGGAAGAGGAACTTGCCGAACGCCGGCAGCACCTGATGCAGCTCGAGCGCGCCGCCGAGGAAGTGCGCGACGCCGACGAAGTGATCAACGGCTCGGCCGCGCCCGGCCCGATGCTGGCTTCGCTGATGCGCCGGCTGATGCGCAAGGCGGATTCGGGCAATTCGATCTTCCAGCCGCTGGTCGAGGCGCTCGATGCCTCGCTGGTGACGCTCGACCGCACCTCGGACGCGCTCGAAACGCTCAAGCGCGAGATGGCCTACGATCCGCAGGAACTGGAAAAGGTGGAGGAGCGCCTGTTCGCGCTGCGCGGCGCCGCCCGCAAGCACGGCGTGGCGCCCGACGACCTGCCGGCGGTGCTCGCCCGCTACAAGGCCGATCTCGAGATGCTGGAGAACGGGGAGGCCTCGCTTACCAAGCTCGAGGAGGCCGCCGCTGCCGCTCGCGCCGCCTATGTCGCCGTGGCCAAAAAGCTTAGCGCCGCCCGCGCCAAGGCTGCCTCTGCGCTCAGCAAGGCGGTCGAGGGCGAGTTGCCCGATCTCAAGCTCGGCAGCGCCAGGTTCATCGTCGACCACCAGGTCGACGAGAGCCGCGTGGCTGCGTCCGGCTTCGACCAGATCGCCTTCCACGTGCAGACCAATCCCGGCACCTCGCCCGGTCCGCTGCTCAAGGTCGCCTCGGGCGGCGAGCTTTCGCGGTTCCTGCTGGCGCTCAAGGTGGTGCTGGCCGATCGCGGTTCGGCCCCGGTGCTGATCTTCGACGAAATTGACACCGGCGTCGGCGGCGCGGTGGCCGACGCCATCGGGCGGCGGCTCGCGCGGCTGGCCAGCAAGGTGCAGGTGCTCTGCGTCACCCACGCGCCGCAGGTTGCCGCGCGGGCCCACAGCCACCTGCTCATCGAAAAGCAGGCCGTGGAGGAGGGGGCGTTCGTGCGCACGCATGTGCGCGGGCTCGATGGCGAGAACCGCCGCGAGGAAGTGGCGCGCATGCTTGCCGGCGCCAAGGTTACCGAAGAGGCGCGCGCCGCCGCTTCCAAGTTGATTTCGGAGGTATCGTGATCGAGTTCCAGGACGAGGTCGAGAACCTATCCGAGGCGCAGGCCAAGGCCGAGCTGGACAAGCTCCAGGAAGCGATTGCCCGCGCCGATATCGCCTATCACCAGAACGACGCTCCCGAGATCACGGACGCCGAATACGACGCCATGAAGGTGCGCTACGGCGCCATCGAGATGGCGTTTCCGCAGCTGCGCCGCGCTGACAGCCTCACCGGCAAGGTCGGCGCCCCGGCGGCGGAAGGCTTCGCCAAGGTGCGCCATGCCGTGCCGATGCTCAGCCTCGCCAAGGCCTATACCGACCAGGACGTCATCGACTTCATCGATCGCGGCCATCGCTTCTTCGAGCGCGACAAGGACCTGGTGCTCGAATTCGTCACTGAGCCCAAGATCGACGGCCTCTCGGCCTCGCTGCGCTACGAAAAGGGTGTCTTCGTCAAAGGCGCCACACGCGGCGACGGCACGGTGGGTGAGGACATCACCGCAAACCTCAGGACCATCGCCGACATTCCGCAGCAGCTGCACGGCACGGATTGGCCGGACGTCATCGAAATTCGCGGCGAGGTCTACATGACCTATGCCGATTTCGAGGCGCTGAAAGCGCGGTCGGCGGCCGAGGGCGGGCAGGATTACGTCAATCCGCGCAATACCGCTGCCGGTTCGTTGCGCCAGAAGGACCCGACGGTCACCGCGCAGCGCAACCTGCACTTCTTCGCCTATGCCTGGGGCGATGCATCGAGCCTGCCGGCCGATACGCAATGGGGCATGATCCAGGCGATCAAGAGCTGGGGCTTCAAGGTCAACGAGCTGACCGAGCGCACCGCCTCGACCGAGGAAATGCTGCGGCAATACCGGTTGATCGAGGAGAAACGCTCCTCGCTCGGCTACGACATCGATGGCGTGGTTTACAAGCTCGACCGGCTCGACCTGCGCGAGCGCTGGGGCTACGTCACCGGCGAGCCCCGCTGGGCCATCGCCCACAAGTTCCCGGCCGAACAGGCCATGACCGTGGTAAAGCGCATCGACATCCAGGTCGGCCGCACCGGCACGCTGGCGCCCGTCGCCCGGCTTGAGCCGGTGACGGTGGGTGGCGTCGTGGTCGAGAACGTCACGCTCCACAACGAAGACTACATCAAGGGTTTCGACAGCAACGGCGAACCCATCCGCGATGGCATCGACATCCGTGTCGGCGACACAGTCGTCATCCAGCGCGCGGGCGACGTTATCCCGCAGATCGTCAAGGTGGTGGTCGAGAAGCGCCCGGCCGATGCGGTGCCCTACGAATTCCCGCATACCTGCCCTGTCTGCGGCTCCCCGGCGGTGCGCGAGGTCAACGAGAAGACCGGCAAGGAAGATTCCCGCCGCCGCTGCACGGGCGAGCTCATCTGCTCGGCGCAGGCCGTCGAGCGCCTGCGGCACTTCGTGTCGCGCGGGGCCATGGATATCGAGGGCCTTGGCGCCGAGAACATCGACACCTTCTTCAATGCCGGCCTCATCAAGACCGCCGCCGACATCTTCACCCTCAAGGACCGGCGTCCGGAGGTGCAGCGCGCCCTCGCCGAGCGGCGCGAAGAGCAGGCGCGGCTGCGCGAGGCGGCGAGCGGCAAGACCCGCAAGAACGTGCGCGGCGTCGAGGATCGTAATTACGAGGGGCTCGAAAAGCTCTTTGCGGCCATCGATGCGCGGCGCGAGCCGGAGCTCGACCGCTTCATCTTCGCGCTCGGCATCCTCCATATCGGCAGCACCACGGCGGCGATCCTGGCGCGCACCTTCGGCACGATGGAAGAGCTGATCCGCGTGGGGAAGGAGACGGCCCGGCACGAGGGCGATCCGCACGAGGTCTTCCCCTCCATCGACGGGATCGGCGACACGGTCATCGGCTCGCTCATCGCCTTTTTCGGCAACGAGCGGAACGACGAGGTGATCGACCGGCTGCTCGAGCAGGTACACCCGCAGCCCTATGTCGTGACCGTTTCGGCCGATAGCCAGGTGGCCGGCAAGACGGTGGTGTTCACGGGTACGCTCGAAAAGATGTCCCGCAGCGAAGCCAAGGCCATGGCCGAGCGGAACGGGGCCAAGGTGGCCGGCTCGGTGTCGTCCGCCACCGATATCCTCGTGGCGGGACCGGGTGCAGGCTCCAAGCTCAAGAAGGCCGAAGAGCTGGGAATCCTTGTTTTGGACGAAGACGGCTGGTTCGATCTCATCGCCAAATAGGCGCCGCCTCGCAAAGGAGACTGCCGATGTTGCGAACGATCACGCTCAGCGTGGGCTTTATCGCCTTCCTGTCACTGCCGGCCATGGCCGGCGAAGCCGCCGATATCCTGCGGGCCAGCCTCTATGAAGGCCCGCTGACCGACGGCATTGCCAAGCTCGAACCGATGGCGAAGGCCGGCGACCAGGAGGCGGAGTTCAGCCTCGGCATGCTGCAGCTCGTCAGCGGTGTGGAGCATTTTGCCCAGGCGCTCTATCGCCATGGCATGGCCGCGCCCGATGTCGGGCCGCTTGGACCGGCTTTGGCCTTCCCGATTCCGCCCAATCCCAACCCCGAAAAGCTCGATTACGAGAAGGTGCGCGCCATCCTGGCGGCGCTGGTCGAGGACATGGATGTCGCCAAGGCGACGCTGGCGAGTGCCGGGGCGAGCGGCGACTACGTCGTGGCGGTCGATCCCTTGCGGATACGCATCGACTTCGATGCCGATGGCAAGACCACCGAAATGGAAAGCATGAGCGCCATTCTTGCGCATGGCCTCGGCATTTCGCTGCCGGCCTCGCAGGCGCCCAATGTCGGCGACAAGAATTCGCGTGGCAACAATTCGCAGGAACCGGAAATGACGCTCGGCCTGGACCGGGCGGATGCGCTCTGGATGGCCGGGTATAGCCAGGTGCTTGCCAGCCACGGCGATTTCCTGCTGGCGCACGACTTCTCCGACCTCGTCAACGTCGCCTTCCACCGCTTCTTCCCGCGCGCTGGCCTGCCGATGCAGGATTACAGCGTTGGTGGCACGCTCTTCATGGAGCCGTCCACGGATGCCGCCGCGGCCGACGCAATCGCTGCGATCCATACGCTCAACTGGCCTGTGGTCGAGCCGGATCGGCTCAAGCGGGTGCTCGAGCGGCTCAAGGCCGTCACGGCGTTTTCACGCCAGAACTGGCAGGCCATCCTTGCTGAGACGGATGACGACCACGAATTCATCCCGTCGCCCAGGCAATCACCGACCATTCCGGGCAGCGCGGTGTCGCAGGACATGGTCGATGCTTGGCTCAAGACGCTCGATACGGCCGACGCCATGCTCGATGGCAAGCTGCTGGTGCCGCATTGGCGTTTTAAGCAGGGCTTTGATCTCAAGGCCTATTTCGAAACGGCGAAGCGGACCGACCTGGTCATGATCCTGACCGGTTATGGCGCTATACCGTTCCTCAAGGATGGACCGGTGGCCAGTGCCGCCGATTTCGCCGAGGCCAATCGGGTCTTCGGCGAGAACCTCCTCGGCTACTCCTTCTATTTCAACTGACGGATTGCTCGCATGCGCATCGTTATCGCTGCTCTTGGTCTTCTTCTCGCGCTCGCCGCCCCGGCATTCGCCGCGAACTATTCGACGCCCCGGGCGCTGCTGGAATCGATCTACCAGTCCTACGCCACCGATACGTTCCCGGAGGATAGCGAGGAGATCTATTCGAGCCACCTCAAGGGCCTCTTCGCCGCCGACCGCGAGCGGACGCCCGAAGGCGAGATCGGCGCGCTCGATTTCGATCCCTTCGTGAACGGGCAGGATTACGACCTGGCAGATCTGGTGATCGACGAGCCCGTGGTTTCGGGCGAGACGGCCACCTCCACCGTGCGGTTCGTCAACCTGGGCGAGAAGAACGTGCTCGATATCTCGATGGTCCGCGAAGCGGATGGCTGGAAGATCGACAACGTGGAATCGGTCGAGGGCGAGGTGCAGTGGAAGCTGACCGAGATTCTCGGGGAGATACCGGCAGTAGCGCAATAGGGACCGAGACTGGGGCTACCCCCCACCCTCGATCCCTCCCCGCAAGGGGAGGGAAGCGACGGGGCGCGATCAAGCCAGCAGGTCCCCATCCCCCTTGCGGGAGGGGACAGGGGTGGGGGTGAAGACCCCTGCCTAAATCTCCGCCGTAGCCGCCTTTAGCCAATCCTTGGCCTCGCCCTTGAGCTGCGAGCCGATCTCCTTCCACACGCGCTTGTGGTAGGCGTTGAGCCAATCGCGCTCGTCACCCGTCAGCAGCTTCTTGTCTACGAGCCGCAAGTCGATCGGCACGAGGGTCAGCGTCTCGAATTCGAGATACTTGCCGTCGCCCACCGGGCTCTCCACCACATGGACGAGGTTCTCGATGCGGATGCCGAAGCCGCCGTCCTTGTAGTAGCCGGGCTCGTTCGAAATCACCTGTCCGGGCTCGAGCGGCAGGGTGTAGCGCGGCGAGATGCCGATCGGTCCTTCGTGCACGCCGAGATAGGCGCCGACGCCGTGGCCGGTGCCGTGGTTGTAGGTGAGGCCGGCCTGCCAGAGATATTGCCGGGCCAATACGTCGATCTGCGCGCCGGAGGTGCCGCGCGGGAAGCGGGCCATGGAGATGGCGATCATGCCCTTGAGCACGCGGGTGAAGCGATCCTTCTCTTCGGCGGTCGGCTTGCCGGTCGACATGGTTCGCGTCACGTCGGTCGTACCCGAGAGATATTGCGCCCCCGAATCCACCAGCATCAGCTCGCCGGCCTTGAGGCCGCGATTGGTTTTCTCGGTCACCCGATAATGGACGATGGCCCCGTTCGGGCCGGCACCGGAAATCGTGTCGAAGCTCGCATCGACGCAGGTCGGTTCCTCACGGCGGAAGGCTTCAAGCGCAGTGACAATGCCAATCTCATCGAGCTTGCCTTTGGGCGCCTCGCGGTCGAACCAGGCGAGGAATTTGGCCAAGGCCACGCCATCGAGACGGTGCGCCTCGCGCATGCCGGCCAGTTCGGCGTCGTTCTTGCGAGATTTGGGCAGCAGGATGGGGTCGCGCTTTTCGATGACGTGGGCGTTTTCGCTTCCTGCCCGGATGGCGTTGAGCACCGCGAGGGGAGCGGAAGCCGGGTCGACCCAGACGCGCTTGCCGGCGGCGCCGAGCTTGCGCAGGGCAGCAAGCATGGTTTCCTTGCCCGCGAGGTTGGCGAGTTCGCCAAACTGCGCCTTGAGCTCGGGCGTGATGCGGGCCTTGTCGAAGAAGATGGTCGGCTTGCCCTTGCGCGGCACGATGGCGAAACCAAGCACGAACGGCGTGTTCGGCACGTCGCGCCCGCGGATGTTGAAGAGCCAGCAGAGCGATTCCGGCAGCGTCAGCACAGTTGCGTCCGCGTTCTCGGCGGCGAGCGTCGCCTGGAGTTCGGCGAGTTTGTCCTCGGCTTTCTTGCCGGCGCGGTTGTGCCCGAGAAATTCCACCGGCGTCGCCGGGGCGGCAGGACGATCCTTCCAGATACGATCGACGAGGTTATCAGTGGCGACAAGCGTCGCCGTGCCTGCGAGCTTTTCGGCCAGATCCTTGATTTCGCCGGGGGTATGCAGCCAGGGATCGTAGCCGATGCGACCACCCTTGGGGACGAAGGCGGCGAAGTGGGGAGCTATGCCGGTTTGTAGGGCCTCGATGGGCGTTACCTTGCTCGTATCGGTCTGCGCCGGGGCCTGGAGCGTGTAGCGGCTATCGATGAAGAGTGCAGCCTTGCGCGTACCGACCAGCGCCAGCCCGGCCGAACCGGTGAAGCCGGTGATGTAGGCGAGTCGGGCATCGCCCGGCGGCACGGATTCGCCGCGATGCGCGTCGGCGCGGGGGATCAGGAAGGCATCGAGACCGGCCGTGGTCATTTCGGCGCGCAGGGCCTTGAGGCGCGGCGCCACGTTCTTCGGGTCCGACCGCTCCTCGAAGCTCTGGAACAGGGCGGGCGGGAAGCTGGGGGCGGTGTCCTTGGGCGTCATTGCATGCCTCTTCGTGCCGGTCTGCGTTTTCGTCATGGCTGACTTTCGAAATGGGCCCTAACCGAAAGCGATTGCAACGGTTATTTGAGCGGCATCGGCACAGGGGTGCCGGTAAATGTTTGGATGAAAGATAAAATGACCGAGACCAAGAACGACTTCCACAAAGCGCTGGACGGCATTATCGACGCGCGCTCGCGTGAGTCGAAGCGCCAGGTCAGCTTCCGCATGCAGCACCAGCTGATCGGGTCCTTCGCGAAGCGTCCGTAAGCGCAACCAGTTTGCCTCCAGTCGGGTCCCATGCAGCCCGATTTAGCCTATCCCCGGACCTCCATCCGGGGATTTTGCTTTTCTGGGGTATGCATGTGGATGGCCCGGGCCGAAGGCCGGGCATTCCGGCTCAGAGCTTGTGCAGGATGAGCGTCGTCCATTCCTTGCGCTGCAGGCGCTGGAGCAGGGGCATGCCGTTTTCGGCATAGGCCGCGATCACGCCCTGGGCCTGGGTTTCGAGAATACCCGACAGAATGATCGAGGCACCCGGCTGGGCGATGCGCGACATGCCCGGCGCAAGGCCCATGAGCGGACCGGCCAGGATATTGGCGAGGATCAGGTCGTAGGGCGCCTTGGCGGTGATAACGTCGCTGTCGAGCCCTTCGGCAACCACGCCCTCGATCAGGTCGGCCACGTCGTTGTCGCGAGCATTCTCGACAGTCGTCGTCACGGCGATGGGGTCGATATCGGTGGCCAGGACCTTGAGGCCGGTCTTCTTGGCGATGGCGATGGCAAGCACGCCCGTGCCGGTGCCGATATCGATGACGTTTACCGGTTTTGCGCGTTCGAGCACGCGGTCGATGGCTTCGAGGCACCCGGTGGTGGTTTCGTGGTGGCCGGTGCCGAAGGCCTGGGCCGCGTCGATGCGCAGGCCGATCAGCCCTTCGGGGACCGGCGCCGTCTCGTGGCTGCCATAGATATAGAAGCCGCCCGCGGTTACCGGCTGCAGGCCTTCGAGCGACTTGGCGACCCAGTTGATTTCCGGATCGATCGCCTCGATGGCGAAGTCGACATCGCCGCCCAGCACTTCGCGCGCCAGCGTGTTGAAAGCTTCCACGTTGGCCGGGCTTTCGACCGTGGCCTCGAATACCCATTCTCCGGTCTCGACGTCTTCATGGGCGGACGCGGTGAAAGCCAGGTCCTCCCGTTCCATGACGGCATCGACCAGCGCATAGGCCTGATCCTTGGTAAGGGCGACGGAAACCTGGTCGACGGTCATTTGAGGCTCGGTGCTGTGGGAAGCGCCGTTCATGCAGCCTCGGGGCAGGAGAGTCAATCGGAGGAGGGCTATCGCCGCGCCCGAGTTTAGGGCTCAGGCCCTCCTGATAAAGCTATCCAGCACCTTCTTGCGACCAGTCTGGAAATCGATGGTCAGCTTGTTCCCTTCCAGCGCGGCGATTTCGCCGTAGCCGAACTTGTTGTGGAACACGCGGTCGCCGACCTTGTAGCCCGAACCGGGGCCAAGATCGACCGAGCGGGCGACGAGTTCGCCTTCGATGGTCATCGGCCCGCCGCCCTTGCGCTGGGCTTGCTGGGCCCGCGCGCGCTGCCAGCCCGGCGTTTCATAGACGCTCTCGAAGGGATCGACCGACTGGAAGCGATTGGCGGTGCGCCCGCCATAGCCATAGCCGCCATAGGACGAGCCGGTATCCTTGACCTCCACCGCTTCGGGCGGCAGTTCGTCGAGAAAGCGCGAGGGGATGGCCGATTGCCAGAGGCCGTGGATGCGGCGGTTCTGCGCGAGGCTGATACGCACGCGCTTGCGGCCGCGCGTAATGCCGACATAGGCAAGCCGTCGCTCTTCCTCGAGGCCGGCGCGTCCGCCCTCGTCGAGCGAGCGCTGGTGTGGGAAAAGTCCTTCCTCCCAGCCCGGCAGGAATACGGTGTTGAACTCGAGACCCTTGGCCGAGTGCAGCGTCATGATGGAGACGGCATCGTCGGATTCGAAACTGTCGCGGTCCATGACCAGCGCCACGTGTTCGAGGAAACCGCCCATGGTTTCGAACTCCTCCATGGAGCGGATGAGCTCCTTGAGGTTTTCCAGGCGCCCGGGGCTGTCGGGAGATTTGTCGTTCTGCCACATCGCCGTGTAGCCGCTTTCGTCGAGCACCTGCTCGGCGAGCTCGGCATGGGGGATGGTCCGCAGGCGCTCGGACCAGTCGTCGAACTGGCCGACGAGGTCACGCAGGGTGGTGCGCTGCTTGGGCTTGAGCTCTTCGGTTTCGATCAGCATGCGCGTGGCTGAAAGCAGCGGCACGTTCTGATGGCGCGCGGCGTCGAAGAGAATCTTGAGCGTCGAATCGCCTAGGCCCCGCTTGGGCGTATTGATGATGCGCTCGAAGGCGAGGTCATCGGCCGGTTGCGCCACAAGGCGGAAATAGGCCAGTGCATCGCGGATTTCCTTGCGCTCGT
The sequence above is a segment of the Paradevosia shaoguanensis genome. Coding sequences within it:
- a CDS encoding outer membrane protein assembly factor BamD, with protein sequence MTTNALAGFTNRALRVATIGLLVVTLAACNLFSPPKIKEETIVPPESLYQAALNDMDAQRYQTAIKTLEKLDRQHPYSPYTEKSKLMQVYANYRIGKFEDATLAADRYLALYPSSKEVPYVLWLKGTASFAQIKDITRDQQLSQDAIDTYGLLISNYPKSEYAKDAQDKIKIAVDQLAGKEMSVGRYYLGNGQYLAGINRFRVVVEKYQTSTHIEEALYRLTEGYLALGLVGEAQTAAEVLGHNYPSSEWYKRAYELLGKQGLQPQMVAGNWIADTQKKR
- the recN gene encoding DNA repair protein RecN, with the translated sequence MLTALSVRNIVLIDQLDLGLDTGLTVLTGETGAGKSILLDALTLALGGRGDASLVRKGAESGQVVAVLQLPPGHPARQALREGDINDDDELILRRVQFADGRTRAFINDQPVSATLLQRVGSLVVEIHGQHDDRALVDVNTHRDALDAFGSDEALVGAVRSTFEALAEANAAVADQRALVADAAAKEEFARHVVDELSKLAPDAGEEEELAERRQHLMQLERAAEEVRDADEVINGSAAPGPMLASLMRRLMRKADSGNSIFQPLVEALDASLVTLDRTSDALETLKREMAYDPQELEKVEERLFALRGAARKHGVAPDDLPAVLARYKADLEMLENGEASLTKLEEAAAAARAAYVAVAKKLSAARAKAASALSKAVEGELPDLKLGSARFIVDHQVDESRVAASGFDQIAFHVQTNPGTSPGPLLKVASGGELSRFLLALKVVLADRGSAPVLIFDEIDTGVGGAVADAIGRRLARLASKVQVLCVTHAPQVAARAHSHLLIEKQAVEEGAFVRTHVRGLDGENRREEVARMLAGAKVTEEARAAASKLISEVS
- the ligA gene encoding NAD-dependent DNA ligase LigA yields the protein MIEFQDEVENLSEAQAKAELDKLQEAIARADIAYHQNDAPEITDAEYDAMKVRYGAIEMAFPQLRRADSLTGKVGAPAAEGFAKVRHAVPMLSLAKAYTDQDVIDFIDRGHRFFERDKDLVLEFVTEPKIDGLSASLRYEKGVFVKGATRGDGTVGEDITANLRTIADIPQQLHGTDWPDVIEIRGEVYMTYADFEALKARSAAEGGQDYVNPRNTAAGSLRQKDPTVTAQRNLHFFAYAWGDASSLPADTQWGMIQAIKSWGFKVNELTERTASTEEMLRQYRLIEEKRSSLGYDIDGVVYKLDRLDLRERWGYVTGEPRWAIAHKFPAEQAMTVVKRIDIQVGRTGTLAPVARLEPVTVGGVVVENVTLHNEDYIKGFDSNGEPIRDGIDIRVGDTVVIQRAGDVIPQIVKVVVEKRPADAVPYEFPHTCPVCGSPAVREVNEKTGKEDSRRRCTGELICSAQAVERLRHFVSRGAMDIEGLGAENIDTFFNAGLIKTAADIFTLKDRRPEVQRALAERREEQARLREAASGKTRKNVRGVEDRNYEGLEKLFAAIDARREPELDRFIFALGILHIGSTTAAILARTFGTMEELIRVGKETARHEGDPHEVFPSIDGIGDTVIGSLIAFFGNERNDEVIDRLLEQVHPQPYVVTVSADSQVAGKTVVFTGTLEKMSRSEAKAMAERNGAKVAGSVSSATDILVAGPGAGSKLKKAEELGILVLDEDGWFDLIAK
- a CDS encoding DUF3828 domain-containing protein codes for the protein MRIVIAALGLLLALAAPAFAANYSTPRALLESIYQSYATDTFPEDSEEIYSSHLKGLFAADRERTPEGEIGALDFDPFVNGQDYDLADLVIDEPVVSGETATSTVRFVNLGEKNVLDISMVREADGWKIDNVESVEGEVQWKLTEILGEIPAVAQ
- a CDS encoding aminopeptidase P family protein, whose amino-acid sequence is MTPKDTAPSFPPALFQSFEERSDPKNVAPRLKALRAEMTTAGLDAFLIPRADAHRGESVPPGDARLAYITGFTGSAGLALVGTRKAALFIDSRYTLQAPAQTDTSKVTPIEALQTGIAPHFAAFVPKGGRIGYDPWLHTPGEIKDLAEKLAGTATLVATDNLVDRIWKDRPAAPATPVEFLGHNRAGKKAEDKLAELQATLAAENADATVLTLPESLCWLFNIRGRDVPNTPFVLGFAIVPRKGKPTIFFDKARITPELKAQFGELANLAGKETMLAALRKLGAAGKRVWVDPASAPLAVLNAIRAGSENAHVIEKRDPILLPKSRKNDAELAGMREAHRLDGVALAKFLAWFDREAPKGKLDEIGIVTALEAFRREEPTCVDASFDTISGAGPNGAIVHYRVTEKTNRGLKAGELMLVDSGAQYLSGTTDVTRTMSTGKPTAEEKDRFTRVLKGMIAISMARFPRGTSGAQIDVLARQYLWQAGLTYNHGTGHGVGAYLGVHEGPIGISPRYTLPLEPGQVISNEPGYYKDGGFGIRIENLVHVVESPVGDGKYLEFETLTLVPIDLRLVDKKLLTGDERDWLNAYHKRVWKEIGSQLKGEAKDWLKAATAEI
- a CDS encoding 50S ribosomal protein L11 methyltransferase is translated as MTVDQVSVALTKDQAYALVDAVMEREDLAFTASAHEDVETGEWVFEATVESPANVEAFNTLAREVLGGDVDFAIEAIDPEINWVAKSLEGLQPVTAGGFYIYGSHETAPVPEGLIGLRIDAAQAFGTGHHETTTGCLEAIDRVLERAKPVNVIDIGTGTGVLAIAIAKKTGLKVLATDIDPIAVTTTVENARDNDVADLIEGVVAEGLDSDVITAKAPYDLILANILAGPLMGLAPGMSRIAQPGASIILSGILETQAQGVIAAYAENGMPLLQRLQRKEWTTLILHKL